In the Candidatus Bathyarchaeia archaeon genome, TTACCCTCAGAGGAAGGCGAAGACGCAACTTGGCTTGGACGAGCTTGGGCTGGAGGAGCAACGGGGCGGGAAGTTATAGACCGCTTTATTGCCCAAGCTCCCCATCATTTGCGGCGTAGTGGCGTACTTTTTTTGATGCAGTCCAACTTGGCAACCATTCAAGAAACCATCGAAAAGTTTGCGGCTCAAAAGATGCATGCTGCTTCAGTGGCCCATTTGGACTTACCTTTCTTTGAAACCCTGCATTTGCTTAAAGCCATTTTCTAAGAAGGTTGCTTCTAAAAACTGTGAAATCTTTTTTTTCTGTTGACAAGTTTTAATAATCTAATGTGTGATACTCAGCTTAGTGACTGGTATGAAGCGCAAACTTATGGAAATTCTTGCTTGCCCAATCGACAAGCATCACCCACTGGAACTTTACGTTTTCGAAGAAAAAGACGAAATCGTTGAAGGCTTAATTGTCTGCCCCCAATGCCTACGCTGGTATCCTATCCGC is a window encoding:
- a CDS encoding Trm112 family protein encodes the protein MKRKLMEILACPIDKHHPLELYVFEEKDEIVEGLIVCPQCLRWYPIRDEIPEMLPDELRRETEDLPFLKKYKDKAPKNVVTEGKPFSLKA